The following proteins come from a genomic window of Lycium ferocissimum isolate CSIRO_LF1 chromosome 4, AGI_CSIRO_Lferr_CH_V1, whole genome shotgun sequence:
- the LOC132051761 gene encoding uncharacterized protein LOC132051761: MAGLPGYNALAPKTKNLVMAGGLTGFVFGVYYYTMRAVGGSDELQVAIDKFEDAKRSSEAEASLAPKP; the protein is encoded by the coding sequence ATGGCTGGACTTCCAGGATACAACGCCCTTGCCCCCAAGACTAAGAACTTGGTTATGGCTGGAGGTTTGACAGGATTTGTTTTTGGTGTGTACTACTACACTATGAGAGCTGTTGGTGGCTCAGATGAACTTCAAGTGGCCATTGATAAGTTTGAAGACGCAAAACGCAGCAGTGAGGCTGAAGCAAGTTTGGCACCTAAACCGTGA
- the LOC132051759 gene encoding uncharacterized protein LOC132051759, which yields MEAIAAAEERIVSERLRQKLNEVNKAAETQLSGIQDHVNFTLQQAYFRCAYECFDRRRNQEEIGRCVEHCSVPVHNAQHLVQNEMAKFQERLQRSLMVCQDKFESAKLQKNKSDATKELESCVDQSVHDSINILPHLVAKLKGSLGMSN from the exons ATGGAGGCAATAGCAGCAGCAGAAGAGAGGATAGTTTCAGAAAGATTAAGACAAAAACTGAACGAAGTTAACAAAGCTGCCGAAACCCAACTCTCTGGCATTCAAGACCACGTCAATTTCACTCTTCAG CAAGCTTATTTCAGATGTGCTTACGAATGCTTTGATAGGAGAAGAAACCAAGAGGAGATTGGGCGCTGTGTCGAGCACTGCAGTGTTCCTGTGCACAATGCTCAGCATCTTGTTCAGAATGAGATGGCCAAGTTTCAG GAAAGACTGCAGAGGTCTCTAATGGTGTGCCAAGACAAGTTTGAGAGTGCTAAACTCCAGAAGAACAAAAGTGATGCCACAAAGGAACTGGAATCATGTGTTGACCAGTCGGTTCATGACAGCATCAACATATTGCCACATCTTGTTGCAAAACTAAAGGGTTCTCTCGGCATGAGCAATTGA